A window of the Astyanax mexicanus isolate ESR-SI-001 chromosome 22, AstMex3_surface, whole genome shotgun sequence genome harbors these coding sequences:
- the ankrd34bb gene encoding ankyrin repeat domain 34Bb → MEDSTEVRTDGNSLLKAVYLSRLRLTRLLLEGGAYINESNERGETPLMIACKTHHTDAQSVPKPKMVRYLLESGADPNIQDKSGKTALMHACMERAGEEVLSLLLSCGADPSLEDHSGSSALVYAVNAGDKEALRVLLDACKARGKEVIIITTDKLPSGRQMTKQYLNVPPPPDLEDRLYCAPAACMSPSEIQLCTPRASPFSSQSENALLNLMENHGMGSTSGSKPGSPTRNPSPLRSTGVAKLLHLQRLHSEPWLKIPPSLLLQQSKASSFTEELLDITPEEELSFGFNSHQPLPHQRAPPVARHQSIDVKDATGLLQALEEAAESEREMVKEAKWLSRKMSYDGVSLPHSFSHQNLLKESSATEPVPVDKDADNLPNLAVSSLQNVVRRRNIGMDHYSSDSQLPQFGSQHSDEPGKAGATGGGGTGATEKRKLVSSRSSTLSGSRESLETIVQRRSPAMMERRGSGALLLDHISQTRPGYLPPLNPHAPIPDIKVNPNTTGSANVVTKPGAATGAGNIPTVPGSRHFVPCAPSLPRDLKAKKTLLRRHSMQTEQMKRLVNFGEIFGQ, encoded by the exons ATGGAGGACTCCACAGAGGTGCGGACTGACGGCAACTCTCTTCTGAAGGCCGTCTATCTTTCCCGTTTGAGGCTGACAAGACTGCTGCTGGAGGGCGGGGCTTATATTAACGAGAGTAATGAGCGTGGAGAGACACCGCTGATGATTGCCTGCAAGACCCACCACACTGATGCTCAGAGTGTGCCCAAACCCAAGATGGTCAG GTATCTTTTGGAGAGTGGTGCTGACCCAAATATTCAGGACAAATCTGGTAAGACCGCATTAATGCATGCCTGTATGGAGCGGGCTGGAGAGGAGGTTCTTTCCCTGCTGCTGTCTTGTGGAGCCGACCCAAGTTTGGAGGATCATTCTGGTTCCTCGGCTTTGGTGTACGCTGTTAATGCTGGAGACAAAGAAGCTCTTAGAGTGTTGCTGGATGCCTGTAAGGCCAGAGGCAAGGAGGTCATCATCATCACTACAGACAAACTGCCTTCTGGGAGACAAATGACCAAACAATACCTGAATGTTCCTCCACCACCAGATCTAGAGGATCGCTTGTATTGCGCCCCAGCTGCCTGCATGTCGCCCTCAGAAATTCAGCTGTGCACTCCTCGCGCCTCCCCCTTTTCAAGCCAATCAGAGAATGCCCTTTTGAACCTGATGGAGAACCATGGGATGGGCTCAACCTCTGGTTCAAAACCAGGGTCTCCCACACGCAACCCAAGTCCATTGCGATCCACTGGTGTTGCCAAGCTTCTGCATCTCCAGCGACTCCACTCTGAACCTTGGCTGAAGATCCCTCCATCTCTGTTGCTTCAGCAAAGCAAGGCCTCCTCATTCACTGAGGAGCTCTTGGATATCACTCCAGAAGAAGAGCTCTCGTTTGGCTTCAACAGCCATCAGCCTTTGCCTCATCAAAGAGCTCCACCAGTTGCTCGTCACCAAAGCATTGACGTCAAAGATGCCACAGGTCTACTCCAAGCCTTGGAAGAAGCTGCTGAATCTGAAAGGGAAATGGTGAAGGAAGCAAAATGGCTGAGCCGGAAAATGTCCTACGATGGTGTCTCCCTGCCACACTCCTTCTCGCACCAGAACCTCCTCAAAGAGTCTTCAGCAACTGAACCTGTTCCCGTGGATAAAGACGCCGACAACCTACCCAACCTTGCAGTGTCTAGCCTGCAGAATGTGGTCCGGCGCCGCAACATTGGCATGGACCACTACAGCTCAGACTCTCAGCTTCCTCAGTTTGGGAGCCAGCACTCCGATGAGCCTGGCAAGGCTGGAGCCACAGGTGGAGGCGGAACAGGGGCGACTGAGAAGCGTAAGCTGGTTTCCAGTCGATCCTCCACCCTGTCTGGCTCCAGAGAGTCTCTAGAGACCATCGTCCAGAGGAGAAGCCCTGCCATGATGGAACGCAGGGGCTCTGGGGCTCTTCTGCTGGATCACATCTCTCAGACTCGACCAGGCTACCTGCCGCCATTGAATCCTCACGCACCTATCCCGGATATCAAAGTTAACCCCAACACCACTGGATCGGCTAACGTGGTAACGAAGCCTGGTGCTGCCACTGGAGCTGGGAATATACCCACTGTACCAGGTTCAAGGCATTTTGTGCCTTGTGCCCCAAGCCTTCCCCGAGATCTGAAGGCCAAGAAGACTCTGCTTAGGAGACACTCCATGCAAACAGAGCAGATGAAGCGCCTGGTCAACTTTGGGGAGATTTTTGGACAGTAA
- the fam151b gene encoding protein FAM151B: MRVNKRSLYVSCICAGVLVVAVSWTAVYLMSNSPPGASGSMQDQTLDYLLQKGAIQERDAAHVDWYHAANSQNKISEALQGPAQMIEADVLLRGRDPEEPIMAHPPNTDSDITLKDWLKAVVTSGKGIKLDFKSLVAVAPSMALLDEARDQLKGPVWINADILPGPGGQATPLDAQAFLQAVALRAEGDVLSLGWTTGWSPDTENPGYSWEMVQQMEGVCRPLKQPVTFPVRAALLPQSFPQLQWLLQQSDRYTLTVWTGQSDVLNVEDLLPYRQNFSKSRIYYDLLESQIAKFKTLPGYT, translated from the exons ATGAGAGTAAATAAACGCAGTTTATATGTGTCCTGTATCTGCGCGGGGGTTTTAGTAGTAGCTGTGAGCTGGACCGCCGTTTATCTGATGTCTAACTCGCCGCCCGGCGCCTCAG GGTCGATGCAGGACCAAACTCTGGACTACTTGCTCCAGAAAGGTGCGATACAGGAAAGGGACGCTGCACATGTTGACTGGTATCATGCAGCCAACAGTCAGAACAAGATCAGCGAAGCACTTCAAG GTCCTGCTCAGATGATAGAAGCAGACGTTCTCCTCAGGGGTCGAGATCCAGAGGAACCTATAATGGCGCACCCTCCTAACACAGACAGTGACATCACACTGAAGGACTGGCTGAAAGCGGTGGTGACCTCGGGCAAGGGGATCAAACTGGACTTCAAAAG TCTAGTGGCAGTGGCTCCCTCCATGGCTCTGCTGGACGAGGCTCGTGATCAGCTGAAAGGCCCCGTGTGGATCAATGCAGATATTCTTCCAGGGCCTGGGGGCCAAGCGACCCCCCTGGATGCCCAGGCCTTTCTTCAGGCAGTGGCTTTGAGAGCTGAAGGGGATGTGCTCTCCTTGGGTTGGACCACCGGATGGTCTCCAGATACTGAAAACCCAG GTTACAGCTGGGAGATGGTCCAACAGATGGAGGGGGTTTGCAGGCCTCTGAAGCAGCCGGTGACGTTCCCAGTGCGAGCAGCTCTCCTGCCCCAGTCCTTCCCTCAGTTACAGTGGCTCCTGCAGCAGTCCGACAG GTACACACTGACCGTATGGACAGGCCAAAGTGATGTGCTAAACGTGGAGGATTTGTTACCCTACAGGCAAAACTTCAGCAAGTCTAGGATTTACTACGATCTGCTGGAGTCCCAGATCGCAAAGTTTAAAACACTACCTGGGTACACCTGA
- the ccdc125 gene encoding coiled-coil domain-containing protein 125 produces MQGGGEQPSEDDMREGDLGDGMVAPCCSSARVRSKGELPELLAHSRFSKRGSDGSGPFSWTPCSSMYTAFREELRDSDSSAGDSSEALQRRLQEVTEEVELLRTELEVTHRHLEGKHEALRILQGQAILDKATTHTKSLLQKSEERTKALEKEVNALQWEITFNQVQFKNVEHAWGLKYDRVCAENKALSKALNEKLEQLQDLRTENTSLSQQCLELLGLLSAQERRDFQKTQPPSKHGREGYALELAVYGACHCTSSGGEPCPCAKSAASSRMQVLQLKQELEVQRRRKEEAYVMVDAFRIAFEQQLKRGSEKVLQLAENDRQAPRHSKPVRGKQGSSASMAQKLRRFLPSAREGKEPTDPTETLRLLLDLLSDKEEALAHQRKVSYMLARSSEELEKRLQAQLKELDLSKSNTRLNTNTSEYDKHDRGEDNACKCSADCSNNHTACSSFNEPSSTAEVVDHEEEQSSASDQTHTEPTEEQE; encoded by the exons ATGCAGGGAGGTGGAGAGCAGCCCTCAGAAGATGATATGAGAGAGGGGGATTTGGGGGATGGCATGGTCGCCCCCTGCTGCTCCTCTGCCCGGGTGAGGAGTAAAGGGGAGCTGCCGGAGCTCCTGGCCCACAGCAGGTTCAGTAAGAGGGGCAGTGATGGGAGCGGCCCCTTCTCCTGGACGCCCTGCAGCTCCATGTACACTGCCTTCAGAGAGGAGCTCAGAGACTCAG ACAGCAGTGCCGGCGACTCCAGTGAAGCATTGCAGAGAAGACTGCAGGAGGTCACAGAG GAAGTAGAGCTGCTGCGGACAGAGCTAGAAGTCACCCATCGACACTTGGAGGGCAAACATGAAGCTCTGAGGATCCTACAAGGCCAG GCTATATTAGATAAAGCAACAACCCACACCAAAAGTTTGCTTCAGAAGAGTGAGGAGCGGACCAAAGCTTTGGAAAAG GAGGTGAATGCTTTGCAGTGGGAGATTACCTTCAACCAGGTCCAGTTTAAGAATGTAGAACATGCGTGGGGGCTGAAATACGACAG GGTGTGTGCAGAAAACAAGGCCCTGAGTAAAGCTCTGAATGAAAAGCTGGAGCAGCTACAGGACCTCCGAACAGAGAACACCT cacTGAGTCAGCAGTGTTTGGAGCTGCTGGGATTGCTGAGTGCTCAGGAAAGGAGAGATTTCCAGAAGACTCAGCCCCCGAGCAAACATGGGAGAGAGGGATACGCACTGGAG CTTGCAGTGTATGGAGCTTGCCACTGTACCTCCAGTGGGGGTGAGCCGTGTCCTTGTGCTAAAAGTGCTGCTTCAAGCCGCATGCAGGTTCTCCAGCTCAAACAGGAG TTGGAGGTGcagaggaggaggaaggaggaggCGTATGTGATGGTGGACGCTTTCCGCATCGCCTTTGAGCAGCAGCTGAAGAGAGGGAGCGAGAAGGTGCTGCAGTTGGCTGAAAACGACAGACAAGCGCCACGCCATTCAAAACCAGTGAGAG GGAAACAGGGCAGCTCAGCCAGCATGGCTCAGAAGTTGAGAAGATTTCTGCCGTCTGCCAGAGAGGGAAAGGAGCCCACTGACCCCACAGAAACCCTACGGTTACTGCTCGATCTG CTGAGTGACAAGGAGGAAGCTTTGGCCCATCAGAGGAAGGTGAGCTACATGCTGGCCCGAAGCTCCGAGGAGCTGGAGAAGCGGCTTCAGGCTcagctgaaagagctggacctctcCAAATCCAACACCAGATTAAACACAAACACTTCTGAATACGACAAACACGACCGAGGAGAAGACAACGCCTGCAAATGCTCAGCAGACTGTAGCAACAACCACACGGCCTGTTCATCCTTTAATGAGCCGAGTTCTACAGCAGAAGTCGTGGACCATGAAGAGGAGCAGAGTTCAGCATCAGAccagacacacacagaaccaACTGAAGAGCAGGAGTAA